In one Balaenoptera ricei isolate mBalRic1 chromosome 20, mBalRic1.hap2, whole genome shotgun sequence genomic region, the following are encoded:
- the SEC14L1 gene encoding SEC14-like protein 1 isoform X1, translating into MVQKYQSPVRVYKHPFELIMAAYERRFPTCPLIPMFVDSDTVNEFRSEDGAIHVVERRCKLDIDAPRLLKKIAGVDYVYFIQKNSLNSRERTLHIEARNETFSNRVIINEHCCYSVHPENEDWTCFEQSASLDIKSFFGFESTVEKIAMKQYTSNIKKGKEIIEYYLRQLEEEGITFVPRWTPPSLAPASEMSSSCKKPAAPLAVVVPDPALKEGLSSEPLSTPSGAPEPAVGTPDDKLDADYIKRYLGDLTPLQESCLIRLRQWLQETHKGKIPKDEHILRFLRARDFNIDKARETMCQSLTWRKQHQVDYILDTWQPPQVLQDYYAGGWHHHDKDGRPLYVLRLGQMDTKGLVRALGEEALLRYVLSINEEGLRRCEENTKVFGRPISSWTCLVDLEGLNMRHLWRPGVKALLRTIEVVEANYPETLGRLLILRAPRVFPVLWTLVSPFIDDNTRRKFLIYAGNDYQGPGGLLDYIDKEIIPDFLSGECMCEVPEGGLVPKSLYRTAEELENEDLKLWTETIYQSASVFKGAPHEILIQIVDASSVITWDFDVCKGDIVFNIYHSKRSPQPPKKDSLGAHSITSPGGNNVQLIDRIWQLGRDYSMVESPLICKEGESVQGSHVTRWPGFYILQWKFHSMPACAATSLPRMDDVLASLQVSSHKCKVMYYTEVIGSEDFRGSMTSLESSHSGFSQLSAATTSSSQSHSSSMISRWRFC; encoded by the exons GCCTATGAAAGGAGGTTCCCTACGTGTCCTTTGATTCCGATGTTTGTGGACAGTGACACTGTGAATGAATTCAGGAGTGAAGATGGGGCTATTCATGTTGTAGAAAGGCGCTGCAAGCTGGATATAGATGCCCCTAGACTGCTGAAGAAG aTTGCAGGAGTcgattatgtttattttatccaGAAAAACTCACTGAACTCTCGGGAACGTACTTTGCACATTGAGGCCCGTAATGAAACATTTTCTAACCGCGTCATCATCAACGAGCACTGCTGCTACAGC GTTCACCCTGAAAATGAAGATTGGACCTGTTTTGAACAGTCTGCAAGTTTAGATATTAAATCTTTCTTTGGTTTTGAAAGTACAGTGGAAAAAATTGCAATGAAACAGTATACCAGCAACATTAAAAAA GGAAAAGAGATCATTGAGTACTACCTTCGTCAGCTAGAAGAAGAAGGCATCACGTTTGTGCCCCGCTGGACTCCACCTTCCCTTGCACCCGCTTCAGAGATGTCCTCATCCTGCAAGAAACCAGCAGCGCCGTTGGCTGTAGTGGTCCCCGACCCTGCGCTAAAGGAAGGGCTGAGCAGCGAGCCCCTCAGCACTCCGAGCGGGGCGCCCGAGCCCGCCGTGGGGACCCCTGACG ACAAACTAGACGCAGACTACATCAAGAGATACCTGGGTGACCTGACTCCGCTGCAGGAGAGCTGCCTGATCCGGCTTCGCCAGTGGCTCCAGGAGACCCACAAGGGCAAA ATCCCGAAAGATGAGCATATTCTCCGGTTCTTGCGCGCCCGGGACTTCAACATAGACAAAGCCAGAGAGACCATGTGTCAGTCCCTGACCTGGCGGAAGCAGCACCAGGTGGACTACATCCTCGACACCTGGCAGCCCCCCCAGGTCCTTCAGGACTACTACGCGGGGGGCTGGCACCATCACGACAAAG ACGGGCGGCCCCTCTACGTGCTCCGGCTGGGCCAGATGGACACCAAAGGCTTGGTGAGAGCCCTCGGCGAGGAGGCCCTGCTGAGATAC GTTCTCTCCATAAATGAAGAAGGGCTAAGACGGtgtgaagaaaatacaaaagtcTTCGGCCGGCCTATCAG TTCGTGGACCTGCCTGGTGGACCTGGAAGGGCTGAACATGCGCCACCTGTGGAGGCCGGGCGTGAAGGCCCTGTTGCGCACCATCGAGGTGGTGGAGGCCAATTACCCCGAGACGCTGGGCCGCCTCCTGATCCTGCGTGCCCCCAGGGTGTTTCCTGTCCTCTGGACTCTG GTTAGTCCATTCATTGATGACAACACCAGAAGGAAATTCCTTATTTATGCAGGAAATGACTACCAGGGTCCTGGAGGCCTGCTGGATTACATCGATAAGGAGATTATTCCAGATTTCCTGAGTGGAGAGTGCATG TGTGAAGTGCCGGAGGGGGGCCTGGTGCCCAAGTCCCTGTACAGGACCGCGGAGGAGCTGGAGAACGAAGACCTCAAGCTCTGGACCGAAACCATCTACCAGTCTGCGAGCGTTTTCAAAGGGGCCCCGCACGAG ATTCTCATTCAGATTGTGGATGCCTCTTCGGTgatcacttgggattttgatGTGTGCAAAGGGGACATCGTCTTTAACATCTATCACTCCAAGAGGTCGCCGCAGCCACCCAAAAAGGACTCCCTGGGGGCGCACAGCATCACTTCCCCAGGAGGGAACAACGTGCAGCTGATAGACAGAATCTGGCAGCTGGGCCGTGACTACAGCATGGTGGAGTCACCTCTGATCTGCAAAGAAGGGGAAAGTGTGCAG GGCTCCCACGTGACACGGTGGCCGGGCTTCTACATCCTGCAGTGGAAGTTCCACAGCATGCCGGCCTGTGCCGCCACCAGCCTGCCCCGCATGGACGACGTGCTGGCCTCCCTGCAGGTCTCTTCCCACAAGTGCAAAGTGATGTACTACACCGAAGTGATCGGGTCCGAGGACTTCCG AGGCTCCATGACCAGCCTGGAGTCCAGCCACAGCGGGTTCTCCCAGCTCAGCGCCGCCACCACCTCGTCCAGCCAGTCCCACTCCAGCTCCATGATCTCCAG atGGCGATTTTGCTGA
- the SEC14L1 gene encoding SEC14-like protein 1 isoform X2 — protein sequence MVQKYQSPVRVYKHPFELIMAAYERRFPTCPLIPMFVDSDTVNEFRSEDGAIHVVERRCKLDIDAPRLLKKIAGVDYVYFIQKNSLNSRERTLHIEARNETFSNRVIINEHCCYSVHPENEDWTCFEQSASLDIKSFFGFESTVEKIAMKQYTSNIKKGKEIIEYYLRQLEEEGITFVPRWTPPSLAPASEMSSSCKKPAAPLAVVVPDPALKEGLSSEPLSTPSGAPEPAVGTPDDKLDADYIKRYLGDLTPLQESCLIRLRQWLQETHKGKIPKDEHILRFLRARDFNIDKARETMCQSLTWRKQHQVDYILDTWQPPQVLQDYYAGGWHHHDKDGRPLYVLRLGQMDTKGLVRALGEEALLRYVLSINEEGLRRCEENTKVFGRPISSWTCLVDLEGLNMRHLWRPGVKALLRTIEVVEANYPETLGRLLILRAPRVFPVLWTLVSPFIDDNTRRKFLIYAGNDYQGPGGLLDYIDKEIIPDFLSGECMCEVPEGGLVPKSLYRTAEELENEDLKLWTETIYQSASVFKGAPHEILIQIVDASSVITWDFDVCKGDIVFNIYHSKRSPQPPKKDSLGAHSITSPGGNNVQLIDRIWQLGRDYSMVESPLICKEGESVQGSHVTRWPGFYILQWKFHSMPACAATSLPRMDDVLASLQVSSHKCKVMYYTEVIGSEDFRGSMTSLESSHSGFSQLSAATTSSSQSHSSSMISR from the exons GCCTATGAAAGGAGGTTCCCTACGTGTCCTTTGATTCCGATGTTTGTGGACAGTGACACTGTGAATGAATTCAGGAGTGAAGATGGGGCTATTCATGTTGTAGAAAGGCGCTGCAAGCTGGATATAGATGCCCCTAGACTGCTGAAGAAG aTTGCAGGAGTcgattatgtttattttatccaGAAAAACTCACTGAACTCTCGGGAACGTACTTTGCACATTGAGGCCCGTAATGAAACATTTTCTAACCGCGTCATCATCAACGAGCACTGCTGCTACAGC GTTCACCCTGAAAATGAAGATTGGACCTGTTTTGAACAGTCTGCAAGTTTAGATATTAAATCTTTCTTTGGTTTTGAAAGTACAGTGGAAAAAATTGCAATGAAACAGTATACCAGCAACATTAAAAAA GGAAAAGAGATCATTGAGTACTACCTTCGTCAGCTAGAAGAAGAAGGCATCACGTTTGTGCCCCGCTGGACTCCACCTTCCCTTGCACCCGCTTCAGAGATGTCCTCATCCTGCAAGAAACCAGCAGCGCCGTTGGCTGTAGTGGTCCCCGACCCTGCGCTAAAGGAAGGGCTGAGCAGCGAGCCCCTCAGCACTCCGAGCGGGGCGCCCGAGCCCGCCGTGGGGACCCCTGACG ACAAACTAGACGCAGACTACATCAAGAGATACCTGGGTGACCTGACTCCGCTGCAGGAGAGCTGCCTGATCCGGCTTCGCCAGTGGCTCCAGGAGACCCACAAGGGCAAA ATCCCGAAAGATGAGCATATTCTCCGGTTCTTGCGCGCCCGGGACTTCAACATAGACAAAGCCAGAGAGACCATGTGTCAGTCCCTGACCTGGCGGAAGCAGCACCAGGTGGACTACATCCTCGACACCTGGCAGCCCCCCCAGGTCCTTCAGGACTACTACGCGGGGGGCTGGCACCATCACGACAAAG ACGGGCGGCCCCTCTACGTGCTCCGGCTGGGCCAGATGGACACCAAAGGCTTGGTGAGAGCCCTCGGCGAGGAGGCCCTGCTGAGATAC GTTCTCTCCATAAATGAAGAAGGGCTAAGACGGtgtgaagaaaatacaaaagtcTTCGGCCGGCCTATCAG TTCGTGGACCTGCCTGGTGGACCTGGAAGGGCTGAACATGCGCCACCTGTGGAGGCCGGGCGTGAAGGCCCTGTTGCGCACCATCGAGGTGGTGGAGGCCAATTACCCCGAGACGCTGGGCCGCCTCCTGATCCTGCGTGCCCCCAGGGTGTTTCCTGTCCTCTGGACTCTG GTTAGTCCATTCATTGATGACAACACCAGAAGGAAATTCCTTATTTATGCAGGAAATGACTACCAGGGTCCTGGAGGCCTGCTGGATTACATCGATAAGGAGATTATTCCAGATTTCCTGAGTGGAGAGTGCATG TGTGAAGTGCCGGAGGGGGGCCTGGTGCCCAAGTCCCTGTACAGGACCGCGGAGGAGCTGGAGAACGAAGACCTCAAGCTCTGGACCGAAACCATCTACCAGTCTGCGAGCGTTTTCAAAGGGGCCCCGCACGAG ATTCTCATTCAGATTGTGGATGCCTCTTCGGTgatcacttgggattttgatGTGTGCAAAGGGGACATCGTCTTTAACATCTATCACTCCAAGAGGTCGCCGCAGCCACCCAAAAAGGACTCCCTGGGGGCGCACAGCATCACTTCCCCAGGAGGGAACAACGTGCAGCTGATAGACAGAATCTGGCAGCTGGGCCGTGACTACAGCATGGTGGAGTCACCTCTGATCTGCAAAGAAGGGGAAAGTGTGCAG GGCTCCCACGTGACACGGTGGCCGGGCTTCTACATCCTGCAGTGGAAGTTCCACAGCATGCCGGCCTGTGCCGCCACCAGCCTGCCCCGCATGGACGACGTGCTGGCCTCCCTGCAGGTCTCTTCCCACAAGTGCAAAGTGATGTACTACACCGAAGTGATCGGGTCCGAGGACTTCCG AGGCTCCATGACCAGCCTGGAGTCCAGCCACAGCGGGTTCTCCCAGCTCAGCGCCGCCACCACCTCGTCCAGCCAGTCCCACTCCAGCTCCATGATCTCCAGGTAG